The genomic DNA GACttaagagaaattttaaaaacagaactgaaattgtggtccgggaggtagcacagtggataaagcattggactctcaagcatgaggtcctgagttcaatccgcagcagcacatgtaccagagtgatgtttgcttctctcttcctatctttcccataaataaaatacttttaaaaaacccTGAAATTTATATGGAACCACAAAATACCCTGAATAGTTCTAACAATCTTGATAAAAGAAAAttggagggggccgggtggtagtgcagagggttaagtgcacatggcgcaagcgcactgactggcataaggatcctggttcaagcccccggctccccacctgcaggggagtcgcttcacaagcggtgaagcaggtctgcaggtgtctgtctttctctccccttctctgtcttcctcttctctcttgatttctctctgttctatccaacaacagcaattacaacaacaataataataacaagggcaacaaaagggggtagagctagcctccaggagcagtggattcatagtgcaggcaccaagccccagtgataaccctggagacgaaaaaaaaaaaaaagtgcaatgaGTACGCAAGAGACttgcgtgcctgaggctccaaggttcaatcctaGTTATCACCAAaaagcaaagctgagcagtgctttggcaaaaacaacaacaacaaaacccagctCATATAATGGCAGAGATAGTGCTGCAATCACCAGTGATGGAAAGAGAGCAGGTGTTTGGAGTCACACCTGCACTGCGTTGCTAGACTGGTGCACCTCCACGCCCCTGCTTCGTTGTCCTCAGTTGTCCTcagtagcactgcttccctgctggctGTCTGCACCTGCTTCTCTCCCGTCTCTACCCCTTGGAAAGCAAGCTCCAGGGGAGAAGGGCCTCACTTCTGTTCTGTGTGTCCTCGGACTCAGTCAGGGGGAATACCGGACACGCTGTGGGAATCACATTCCCAGAGGCTGTACATACAAAGGACCATGCGGTGAGAGTGAGCAAGGGACGGCGTCCTGGCTTGTGGCCGCCTCCACTGGGCCACGGCCACTACCTGGCATTTGTTCACTTTCTCCACACGGCACGTGCTGCCTGCCCCCGCTTGTGCTCCCCATCTTCCTCCCAGCATGGGCTTGGGTTGACCCCCTTGCTGACGCCTGTAGCTCCGGTTCAGGGGCGCCCTCCTGGTTTCACCTAAGGGTTTCTGGTGGCCACGCTCTGCTGCAGGAGACCCTCCCAGGTGAGTGAATAAGGTATTTACAAAGCAACGAAAGGAGAGAGGCTTGGAGTTTTCTGACCCCAAAGACGCCAAGCACCAGGAGCCGCAGTTCACGCCCCGCGGAGGCACCGTcccgtccctgtccctgtccctacaGACTGGGGAGAGAGGCTTCTGCCAAACTTAAGGCACGTGTGCCTGCTGGTCTGGAAGTCGGAGCCCTACTGGAGTCCAcatctggggagacagggctggGCTGTTGGAGCCAGCCAGCAGAGGTCACCGTCACCCAGCGAGTCTCCTCTGCTGCCACATTGGTCACCtgcaccctctctctcccccctgagCTTCTGGTGGGAATATGGCCGAGGACGCCCTTCGTCGTCTCCCCAGTGTTGGGGTGGCAGCGGGCCTGGAAGGTGGAGGCCGGCACTTGTGCTCCAACCCGATGGAAGGCCGGTGGCCGGCAGCGAGGACCCGGGGCAGGGGAAGGCAAGGCGAGCCTGGAGGTGGCCCGACGCAGGCCTCTCAGCAAGAAAGTGAAGGCGAGTGTGTGATGGCAAAGCAGCTGTTTTAATTCAGGAGCAGCCCGTGTCACAGTGCCAGTGGGGAAGGGGGCAGTCCTGCCTGCATCCCCGGGGAGGGCTGGAGGAGGCCACGGCCACGTGGGCTCGGTGGCTCAGGCAGGGCGTGAGCCGGAGTCCCCGGAGTCCCCGGAGTCTCGGGGTGCGGGGCTCGTGGCGGGCGGTGTGGGCAGGGGCGgcggggtctggggcctgggggccgTGGGGCGGCGGGCCGGGATGCTGGCGGGCGGGCCGAGGTCCTGGCGCTCCGAGGCCGTCATCAGGGGCCCTGGGCAAGGCACAAAGGGCCTGGCGTTCGGGCCGTGCCCGTCCCGCGTCCACACGGGCTGGAAGGCGGACGCGCGGGTGAAGGGGCGCCTGAGCGCCCGGCTGGGGTCGGGTGGGAGCCCGTCGAGCTCCAGGAGAGCGTCCAGCCTCATCTTGGCCCTGGCTCGCCAGCGCAGCGCCCAGTGGGAGAGCCTGGCCTGGGGGTCGGGGCGTCGGCGCCAGACGGAAGGCAGGCGCCCCCGCAGCCGCGGGGTGACCCACAGGCTCCGCTGGTTGCGGGAGCGCGGGGGTTGCGGCGCCTGGCCGGGCCGCGGCTTGGGCTTCAGTGTGCGCTTCGGGCGCGGCCAGGTGGCTCCCAGCACCTCGGGGCTCCTGCAGGGCCCGGCCAGCTGGATGTCGCGCTCGCCCTCCTGGGCCGGGCCATCGGCGGCCGGGGCATCGGGGTGCGGGCTGGCGTCGGGGGGTGGCCCCGGGACCCCCGGCTGGGCCTGGCAGGCCTGGGGGCGGCTCTCCGGGCTCCACAGTGCCCAGGCGGAGGGCGTCAGTGCGGCCGAGGCGGTGCCCAGGTAGCTGCCCACCTGTGTGCTCAGGCAGTTGCCCATGTTGGCGGCGCTTCCGGGGTGGCGCTGGGCGTCTCGAAGGCCGGGGTGCCCGCTGGGTGCCAGGCAACGGAGCGCGTGGGTGCCGACACGTCAGTGGCGACTGTGCCTCGGGGCCCCCACGCGCCAGCCCCGCTCGCGACGCGGCGACTCGGCGTCCGCACTGGACACACCTGCTCTCGGCGCTGGGGCCTCCAGCTGCCAGGCTGTTGCCAGCTGCGTGGTTCTGGGTGCGGGGGCCATGGGGTGCTTGGCTCTGTACTTGGCGTTTAAGGGGGGGAGGGTAGTTAACAGAATATGGTCAGGAGGGAACTCTCAGCATTGTGAAAATGAACACAACGCACTCGGACGATCCTTTAGAGAAAAATACGATGATTTTACTCTTTATGAGTAAGGAGAGGTGAGCGCCATTCTTTTACCATTTGGTTCTTGTGGAGATAATTTTCAGTCTTCATACAGTCCTATGTAGAACATGATATCTATTAACTCAAATGTTATTTTTCTGCTTTCATTTTTAGTAATCTTATAGTAGCGTCCCTAGGGCTATGTGAAATCACCGACTCCAAAAAAGCAAGTTATCATCAGGTTGCAGGGTAACTGGTCATAGTGCTCAGCTTCAGAGGTCTGTTCAAGGTGGCATGAGCCAATTTCCTTGAGAATAAGCCCTTCAGTGCACAGGAAAAAGGCAACTACTGGTCTGGCCCCATCACTGGAAtgggggagacaggaagaagcctgggctggggaaatagcatagtgattttgccaaagacttttatgcctgaggctttgaagtctcaggtttaatccctgacaaCTACCAGAGACCTGAGTTGAGAAGTGttcttggaaaataaaataaagtaaaatcaaaTCTACAATGCACCCACGATGGAGCTAAGGGTACAGTTGTGGTCTGACAGTTGCTGGCTGAGGGCTCAGTGAGGATGCCCTGAAGGCTGCTGATCTCAGAAAAAGCcaaatatttacacacacacacacacacacacacacacacacacacacacacacacaaagtaaaaaaaa from Erinaceus europaeus chromosome X, mEriEur2.1, whole genome shotgun sequence includes the following:
- the LOC132535761 gene encoding proline-rich protein HaeIII subfamily 1-like, encoding MGNCLSTQVGSYLGTASAALTPSAWALWSPESRPQACQAQPGVPGPPPDASPHPDAPAADGPAQEGERDIQLAGPCRSPEVLGATWPRPKRTLKPKPRPGQAPQPPRSRNQRSLWVTPRLRGRLPSVWRRRPDPQARLSHWALRWRARAKMRLDALLELDGLPPDPSRALRRPFTRASAFQPVWTRDGHGPNARPFVPCPGPLMTASERQDLGPPASIPARRPTAPRPQTPPPLPTPPATSPAPRDSGDSGDSGSRPA